From the bacterium genome, one window contains:
- a CDS encoding NAD-dependent deacylase, protein MISTRLEQLLAEARHCTVLTGAGVSAESGVPTFRAPGGHWRNHDPQQLATPEAFAADAQLVWSWYSWRRNTVRSVQPNAGHYALAEMATLFPRFTLVTQNVDNLHERAGSRGVLELHGNIEHCRCSVCDAPYHGDKAPPTEEVQYCSCGGAIRPGVVWFGESLPSDALYAAQDAASDSDLFLCVGTSAVVYPAAMLPGIAKQSGAYVVEINTAPSALAHDMHECLQGSSGTVLPIILETLRRLRGSA, encoded by the coding sequence ATGATAAGCACGCGACTCGAACAGCTGCTCGCTGAGGCCCGGCACTGCACCGTGCTCACCGGCGCGGGCGTGTCTGCCGAAAGTGGCGTACCAACATTTCGTGCGCCGGGGGGACACTGGCGCAATCATGACCCGCAGCAGCTTGCGACCCCGGAAGCCTTTGCAGCCGATGCGCAGCTGGTATGGAGCTGGTATTCGTGGCGCCGCAACACCGTGCGCAGCGTACAGCCCAATGCGGGACACTATGCCCTCGCGGAGATGGCGACGCTTTTTCCCCGCTTCACGCTCGTGACACAGAACGTCGACAACCTGCATGAGCGTGCAGGCAGCCGCGGAGTGCTTGAACTGCACGGCAACATCGAGCATTGCCGCTGCAGCGTCTGCGACGCCCCGTATCATGGCGACAAGGCGCCACCGACCGAGGAGGTGCAGTACTGCAGTTGCGGCGGGGCCATTCGTCCCGGAGTCGTCTGGTTCGGGGAGTCCCTCCCCTCCGATGCACTGTACGCGGCACAGGATGCAGCGAGCGACAGCGATCTTTTCCTCTGTGTGGGTACTTCGGCAGTTGTCTATCCCGCGGCCATGCTGCCGGGGATTGCAAAACAGTCGGGCGCCTACGTCGTGGAAATCAACACCGCACCTTCCGCCCTGGCCCATGACATGCACGAATGCCTGCAGGGCAGCTCGGGCACCGTTCTTCCCATCATTCTTGAAACCCTGCGCCGCCTGCGTGGCAGCGCCTGA
- a CDS encoding penicillin acylase family protein, with amino-acid sequence MEPSRKRILLFGLAGTVLSLLIIGAVLLGFLITKSLPETEGTQEVAGLAGEVEVWRDELGVPHILASSEYDAYFTAGYVHAQDRLWQMDLLRRYGEGRLAEVLGPRLVPVDRLMRTVGIHLLADSLAAHVSPQTMRILEAYARGVNAYIEENDGSYPIEFDLLQYTPERWTPRHSLLLARLMGWELALSWWVDLTMGELRDRLGEERAQELFPTYPDDAARILPPDFPAAIAQAGSLRDARREAQRLFGLEGSAIGSNSWVVNGSHSSTGGVLLANDPHLMYMQPARWYVMHLSAPGLNVAGVTLPGVPAVVIGRNDDIAWGLTNMMTDDVDFFVENVNMRDSTYVVEGKQLPLHVRTDSIIVRDSLPVVLQVATTIHGPIISDVYPQKGVIRRPSRFAELPAVSMRWAGQEMSDEVLAFYRLNHAGSWEEVLQSLTTFAVPGQNLVYGDREGNIGYTATGRIPIRRDDVSPQLPNDGTAHMDPWTGYVPYDRLPRAYNPEGGMFATANNKIVDDFPWYISRLWESDARVTRIRQLLSQQKQFSTEDFMLMQMDVQSVAADTLRDAMVEALQQWDTRPVLLTRVMNRLAAWDCRMHTSSIEASIFNSTYMRLLHNTLDDDLDSTLFDNYVFLSNIPTRVLPRLLHDTATTVFDDMRTPRRETRQHMLIRSVTEAVTALRQRFGPRMDSWRWGEMHTVTLRHPLGEVAPLDRIFNIGPMSVGGNNTTVNNGEYSFAHPYNAVVGPSMRFVTDMHAPDSSYIIITSGQSGQPFSDHYADQAVLWQSGAMHRLVLDAATVRRSPWKCLILQPGEKLP; translated from the coding sequence ATGGAGCCTTCACGGAAACGCATATTGCTGTTTGGCCTCGCGGGGACAGTGCTCAGCCTGCTGATTATCGGCGCCGTCCTCCTCGGCTTTCTCATCACCAAGTCCCTGCCGGAAACGGAGGGGACACAGGAAGTGGCCGGGCTTGCCGGCGAGGTCGAAGTCTGGCGAGATGAACTCGGCGTGCCGCATATTCTCGCCTCGTCGGAATACGATGCGTATTTCACGGCGGGATATGTGCACGCGCAGGACCGTCTCTGGCAGATGGATCTGCTCCGGCGCTATGGAGAGGGACGCCTGGCTGAAGTCCTTGGTCCGCGCCTCGTGCCGGTCGACCGCCTCATGAGAACGGTAGGTATCCATCTGCTCGCAGATAGCCTCGCAGCGCATGTCTCCCCGCAGACCATGCGCATCCTCGAAGCCTATGCACGCGGTGTCAACGCATATATAGAAGAAAACGACGGCAGTTACCCGATAGAATTTGATCTGCTGCAGTACACACCGGAGCGATGGACGCCACGCCATTCCCTCCTCCTCGCAAGACTGATGGGATGGGAACTGGCCCTGTCCTGGTGGGTGGACCTCACCATGGGTGAATTGCGTGACCGGCTCGGGGAGGAACGTGCCCAGGAGCTGTTCCCTACCTACCCCGACGATGCCGCGCGCATTCTGCCGCCCGACTTCCCCGCCGCCATCGCGCAGGCGGGCAGTCTCAGGGACGCGCGCAGGGAGGCTCAGCGACTGTTCGGCCTCGAAGGCTCGGCGATCGGCAGCAACAGCTGGGTGGTGAACGGCAGCCACAGCAGCACCGGCGGCGTCCTGCTTGCCAACGATCCGCATCTGATGTACATGCAGCCAGCACGCTGGTATGTCATGCATCTCAGCGCGCCCGGACTCAATGTTGCCGGCGTGACACTGCCCGGTGTTCCCGCGGTGGTAATCGGACGCAACGACGACATTGCCTGGGGACTGACCAACATGATGACCGACGATGTGGATTTCTTCGTCGAAAACGTGAACATGCGGGATTCCACCTACGTCGTCGAAGGGAAACAGCTGCCACTGCATGTGCGCACCGATTCCATCATCGTGCGTGACAGTCTGCCTGTCGTTCTGCAGGTAGCCACGACCATTCATGGTCCCATCATCAGCGACGTGTATCCCCAAAAGGGCGTCATTCGCCGTCCCTCCCGTTTCGCGGAGCTTCCCGCCGTGAGCATGCGCTGGGCGGGACAGGAAATGAGTGACGAGGTGCTGGCGTTTTATCGCCTCAATCATGCGGGGTCGTGGGAGGAGGTGCTGCAATCGCTCACCACCTTTGCCGTGCCGGGACAGAACCTGGTGTACGGTGACCGTGAAGGCAATATCGGCTATACGGCCACGGGACGCATCCCGATACGGCGTGACGACGTTTCGCCGCAGCTGCCGAATGACGGTACGGCCCACATGGATCCGTGGACGGGCTATGTCCCTTACGACCGGCTGCCCCGGGCATACAATCCCGAAGGCGGGATGTTCGCCACGGCCAACAACAAAATCGTTGATGATTTCCCCTGGTACATTTCACGACTGTGGGAAAGCGACGCGCGTGTCACCCGCATTCGGCAATTGCTCTCACAGCAAAAACAGTTCAGCACCGAAGACTTCATGCTGATGCAGATGGACGTGCAATCCGTTGCGGCTGATACCCTGCGCGACGCAATGGTCGAGGCGCTGCAGCAGTGGGATACGCGTCCCGTGCTGCTGACACGCGTCATGAACCGGCTCGCAGCCTGGGATTGCCGCATGCACACCTCCTCTATCGAGGCTTCCATTTTCAACAGCACGTATATGCGGCTTCTGCATAATACGCTCGATGATGACCTCGACAGCACACTGTTCGACAACTACGTGTTCCTGAGCAATATTCCGACACGGGTGCTCCCGCGGCTTCTGCATGACACAGCGACAACGGTATTCGACGACATGCGGACGCCGAGGCGCGAGACGCGGCAGCATATGCTGATTCGCAGTGTCACCGAGGCGGTGACCGCACTGCGGCAGCGCTTCGGTCCACGAATGGACAGCTGGCGATGGGGCGAAATGCACACGGTAACGCTCAGGCATCCCCTCGGGGAAGTCGCCCCGCTCGACAGGATTTTCAATATCGGACCGATGTCCGTCGGCGGCAATAATACCACGGTGAACAATGGAGAATACAGCTTCGCGCATCCGTACAATGCCGTTGTGGGTCCCTCCATGCGTTTCGTCACCGATATGCACGCCCCCGATTCCAGCTATATCATTATCACCTCGGGACAGTCGGGACAGCCGTTCAGTGATCACTACGCAGACCAGGCAGTGCTCTGGCAAAGCGGCGCCATGCACCGGCTGGTGCTGGACGCCGCCACCGTCCGGCGGTCTCCATGGAAATGCCTCATTCTCCAACCCGGGGAGAAACTGCCATGA
- a CDS encoding OmpA family protein encodes MRRALLHVLLIVAVFPLSLLAQQDYPERENLGPMINSEYDEVLPVIAPDAKTLYFVRKGHPENAGPEHLDDIWYSELQADGSWGPARNIGAPLNTEGYNFVCSVMPDNNALMLGNQYLPDGGQDEGVSMTYRDSSGWSAPRNLKILNLGNTSEWSEYTLSPDGQVLIMSIKRADSLGGRDLYISFLQEDNTWTEPKNLGEGVNSVEQDITPFLAADGVTLYFSSNRPGGYGNNDVYVTRRQDESWLNWSKPKNLGYPINTPGWDAYYTVPANGEYAYFVSTSKGYGKSDIFRIVLPEDARPIPVMLVSGKVTDLDGNIVPATISYERLSDGEEIGKATVDPETGRYKIALPMGYDYGFHADADGYYPLSEHLDLTDMGGYDEVQRDLVLAPLLHGTSIRLNNIFFDFDMDVLRPESFAELDRLVKLLKKYPSMMIQIDGHTDDYGGYDYNMKLSRRRAAAVVNYLISKGISSIRLISRGFGKTRPVATNDTDEGRQLNRRVEYTILQN; translated from the coding sequence ATGAGGCGAGCACTGCTTCACGTATTGCTGATTGTAGCGGTTTTTCCGCTGTCACTGTTGGCGCAGCAGGACTATCCGGAACGAGAGAATCTCGGTCCGATGATCAATTCGGAATACGATGAGGTGCTGCCCGTTATCGCTCCTGATGCAAAAACCCTGTATTTCGTGAGAAAAGGACATCCCGAGAACGCCGGTCCCGAACATCTTGACGATATCTGGTACAGCGAACTGCAGGCGGACGGCAGCTGGGGTCCCGCACGCAACATCGGTGCGCCGCTGAATACGGAAGGCTACAACTTCGTCTGTTCCGTCATGCCCGACAACAACGCGCTGATGCTCGGCAATCAGTATCTGCCGGATGGGGGACAGGATGAAGGGGTTTCGATGACCTATCGTGACAGCAGCGGCTGGTCGGCCCCGCGCAATCTGAAAATCCTCAACCTCGGCAATACCTCGGAATGGTCGGAGTACACACTCTCGCCCGATGGACAGGTGCTGATCATGTCCATCAAACGCGCCGACAGTCTCGGGGGACGCGATCTGTACATCAGTTTTCTGCAGGAAGACAACACGTGGACGGAACCGAAGAACCTCGGCGAGGGCGTCAACTCGGTGGAGCAGGATATCACGCCGTTCCTCGCGGCCGATGGTGTGACGCTGTATTTCTCCAGTAATCGTCCGGGTGGCTATGGAAACAACGACGTGTACGTCACGCGACGTCAGGACGAAAGCTGGCTGAACTGGTCCAAACCCAAGAATCTCGGATATCCCATCAATACACCGGGCTGGGATGCGTACTATACGGTCCCGGCGAACGGGGAATACGCGTATTTCGTCTCCACGAGCAAAGGATACGGCAAAAGCGACATTTTCCGCATCGTGCTGCCTGAAGATGCGCGTCCTATTCCCGTCATGCTGGTCAGTGGCAAGGTCACCGATCTCGATGGGAATATCGTGCCTGCCACGATCTCGTATGAACGCCTCTCTGACGGAGAAGAGATAGGAAAGGCGACGGTGGACCCGGAAACCGGCCGCTATAAAATCGCACTTCCCATGGGATACGACTATGGTTTCCACGCAGACGCCGACGGCTATTATCCCCTCAGCGAACATCTCGATCTGACCGACATGGGTGGATACGACGAAGTGCAGCGCGATCTCGTGCTGGCGCCGCTGCTGCATGGAACGTCCATTCGCCTCAATAACATATTCTTCGACTTCGACATGGACGTCCTGCGTCCCGAATCGTTTGCTGAGCTCGACCGCCTGGTCAAGCTGCTGAAGAAGTATCCCAGCATGATGATTCAGATCGACGGCCACACCGATGATTACGGTGGATACGATTACAACATGAAGCTCTCCCGCCGCCGTGCTGCCGCCGTCGTGAACTATCTAATTTCCAAGGGAATTTCTTCGATCCGGTTGATCTCACGCGGATTCGGCAAAACACGTCCCGTCGCCACCAATGACACCGACGAGGGCAGGCAGCTGAACCGGCGTGTCGAATACACCATTCTGCAGAACTGA
- a CDS encoding DUF4234 domain-containing protein → MPSMMPRIKFRSLPIQILLCIVTFGIYALYWFYVTAVEMHDAVGDGEGSPGLWLVLMFIPFGSLFATYFYSTLYEKWSEESFNRWLLWVIWIIFSPAVWFIVQSELNKRSTYH, encoded by the coding sequence ATGCCTTCGATGATGCCGCGGATCAAATTCCGTTCACTTCCCATTCAAATCCTTCTCTGTATCGTAACCTTCGGGATTTATGCGCTCTACTGGTTCTATGTGACCGCCGTGGAGATGCATGACGCCGTGGGTGACGGGGAGGGCTCGCCCGGTCTCTGGCTGGTGCTGATGTTTATTCCTTTCGGCTCACTGTTCGCAACGTATTTTTATTCCACCCTGTACGAAAAATGGAGCGAAGAGTCATTTAATCGTTGGCTCCTTTGGGTAATTTGGATTATTTTTTCGCCTGCGGTGTGGTTTATCGTTCAGAGTGAACTCAATAAGCGCTCGACATACCACTGA
- a CDS encoding lysophospholipid acyltransferase family protein, with product MQHWLLRTLIELLMRTVTFTVENEEAMLALLDEGKPFVLVFWHGSMTYPWWHMRFKKAAALVSHSKDGQILANLLSSWGYHVLRGSSSRGSKEAMQTMRAAVREGHVLCVTPDGPRGPYHEMKMGAVRVAQTTGVPLISVSVGYRRYRRLKSWDRFEIPFPFTRARVVYSDPVMIDPSITGEPLDELRHDLEKAMLAQYRTAVLEVS from the coding sequence ATGCAACACTGGCTGCTTCGCACGCTGATTGAACTGCTCATGCGCACGGTGACCTTCACCGTGGAAAATGAGGAGGCCATGCTCGCGCTTCTCGACGAAGGGAAACCGTTTGTCCTCGTGTTCTGGCACGGCTCGATGACGTATCCCTGGTGGCACATGCGCTTCAAAAAAGCGGCTGCCCTGGTCAGTCACAGTAAGGACGGACAAATCCTTGCAAACCTGCTTTCCAGCTGGGGGTATCACGTGCTGCGCGGCAGCAGCAGCCGCGGAAGCAAGGAAGCCATGCAGACCATGCGCGCCGCCGTGCGTGAAGGACATGTGCTCTGCGTGACACCCGATGGTCCCCGCGGACCGTATCATGAGATGAAAATGGGTGCCGTGCGTGTGGCGCAGACTACCGGGGTCCCTCTCATCTCGGTGAGTGTCGGCTACCGCCGCTACCGCCGTCTCAAGAGCTGGGACCGCTTTGAAATTCCCTTCCCCTTCACACGGGCACGTGTGGTGTACAGTGACCCTGTGATGATCGACCCGTCCATCACCGGCGAACCGCTCGACGAGCTGCGGCACGATCTCGAAAAAGCCATGCTCGCCCAGTATCGCACCGCCGTTCTCGAAGTGTCCTGA
- the lpxK gene encoding tetraacyldisaccharide 4'-kinase: MLSSLYGLGMQLRNTAYDRGWLRSHSCAVPVISVGNLTAGGTGKTPVVEALLRAMLPDWRVAMVTRGYRRKSSGLLVVSDGAGKRSGVEESGDEAAQVAAKFPSAVVIADEQRVRGARYAADNFGVQRIVLDDAYQHRALARDCNILVLDARYPLASLRLLPAGRLREPLRGIDRADIVLLSRCEDAMQVEALRQEVSRRTSVPVFATRFTPVALYPVVPGRTDAASHPVDALAGKRVLAFCGIASPASFTQTLEGMGMEVADTMQFPDHHWYNSDDMQKLHNRAEALGTELLVTTEKDAVRLQKHAGALSMFEVRYPQLELEFIDGDDAKFFEEVERLLAQH, from the coding sequence ATGCTTTCTTCTCTTTACGGACTCGGAATGCAACTGCGGAATACGGCGTATGACCGCGGCTGGCTTCGTTCGCATTCCTGCGCAGTGCCCGTGATATCGGTAGGAAATCTCACCGCGGGTGGTACGGGCAAGACGCCGGTGGTCGAAGCCCTGCTGCGCGCCATGCTCCCCGATTGGCGTGTCGCCATGGTTACCCGCGGCTATCGTCGGAAGAGCAGCGGACTGCTTGTCGTCTCCGACGGGGCAGGGAAACGCAGCGGTGTGGAAGAAAGCGGCGATGAGGCTGCACAGGTGGCGGCAAAATTTCCGTCGGCCGTGGTGATCGCTGACGAACAGCGAGTGCGCGGCGCCCGCTACGCGGCAGACAACTTCGGGGTGCAGCGTATCGTCCTCGATGACGCCTACCAGCATCGCGCCCTGGCGAGGGACTGCAACATCCTCGTGCTCGATGCACGCTATCCACTCGCGTCGCTGCGACTGCTCCCCGCGGGACGACTGCGTGAGCCTCTCCGCGGCATCGACCGGGCGGATATCGTGCTGCTCAGTCGCTGCGAGGACGCCATGCAGGTGGAAGCCTTGCGGCAAGAGGTCTCACGTCGCACATCGGTACCCGTATTCGCAACCCGCTTCACTCCTGTAGCACTGTACCCCGTCGTTCCAGGCCGCACCGATGCGGCGTCGCATCCAGTTGATGCGCTTGCGGGGAAGCGCGTGCTGGCTTTTTGTGGTATCGCCTCGCCCGCATCATTCACACAGACGCTCGAGGGAATGGGAATGGAGGTCGCCGATACCATGCAGTTCCCGGATCATCACTGGTATAACAGTGACGATATGCAGAAACTGCATAATCGCGCGGAAGCACTGGGAACGGAACTCCTCGTGACAACGGAGAAAGATGCCGTACGTCTGCAGAAGCATGCCGGCGCGCTGTCCATGTTTGAAGTGCGCTACCCGCAGCTTGAACTGGAGTTCATTGATGGGGATGATGCGAAGTTCTTTGAAGAGGTGGAGCGGCTGCTCGCGCAGCACTGA